From Candidatus Dadabacteria bacterium, one genomic window encodes:
- the truB gene encoding tRNA pseudouridine(55) synthase TruB, with translation MCDFRAARYRQTQASQFDSGSNVMNGVMILDKPKGYTSAQVLNRVKKALGAKKAGHTGTLDPFATGVLTLCFNQATKAIPYLGDDIKEYEAEMTLGVSTDTMDETGTVTGRVDAEHLGKDEIEEVIEGFAGEIMQVPPMYSAAKVSGTKLYALARAGKEVERKPKRVTIEEIRLLHFSYPKATFYVKCSRGTYVRVIASDAGRKLGCGAHLSELRRLRSGPFTLGEASSIEDVESGNYNVLPLEDVLRSYPRVHLEEDLCESVRNGIPLCRGVLSGVELPEFKNRDIITIFCRKKILSICEAKTDSDEFEYMGDKDIVFRHLRVFN, from the coding sequence ATGTGTGATTTCCGCGCCGCTCGCTACCGTCAAACGCAGGCTTCGCAGTTCGATTCAGGAAGCAATGTGATGAATGGAGTTATGATTCTCGACAAGCCCAAGGGTTATACCTCCGCTCAGGTGCTTAACAGGGTGAAAAAAGCCTTGGGAGCAAAAAAGGCGGGTCATACGGGCACTCTGGATCCGTTCGCGACGGGAGTATTGACTCTGTGTTTTAATCAGGCGACAAAAGCCATTCCTTACCTCGGAGATGATATAAAGGAATACGAGGCCGAGATGACCCTGGGCGTATCGACCGATACCATGGACGAGACCGGTACTGTTACCGGCCGAGTGGATGCGGAGCATCTGGGCAAGGATGAGATTGAAGAGGTCATTGAAGGATTTGCGGGGGAGATAATGCAGGTCCCCCCAATGTATTCCGCCGCCAAGGTTTCAGGTACGAAGCTCTACGCCCTTGCAAGAGCCGGGAAGGAAGTTGAAAGGAAACCGAAAAGAGTCACCATAGAGGAAATAAGACTTCTTCATTTTTCTTACCCCAAAGCGACTTTTTACGTGAAGTGTTCTCGCGGAACCTACGTAAGGGTGATTGCCTCGGATGCCGGGAGGAAACTGGGCTGCGGAGCCCATCTTTCCGAACTGAGAAGACTCAGAAGCGGTCCATTCACGCTCGGCGAGGCCAGCAGTATTGAGGATGTGGAATCCGGGAATTACAATGTTCTTCCCCTAGAGGATGTTCTCAGGAGCTATCCTAGGGTTCATTTGGAAGAGGATCTGTGCGAGAGCGTGCGCAACGGAATTCCTCTTTGCCGTGGGGTTCTTTCGGGCGTGGAATTGCCCGAATTCAAAAATAGGGATATAATCACCATATTTTGCCGGAAAAAGATTCTTTCCATCTGCGAGGCGAAGACTGACTCGGATGAGTTTGAGTATATGGGAGATAAGGATATAGTGTTCCGGCATTTAAGAGTGTTTAACTGA
- a CDS encoding bifunctional oligoribonuclease/PAP phosphatase NrnA: MNKLDNILDLIRANQSFLVVSHENPDCDALGSTIAMALVLRELGKDVIMYNADGVPEYLRFLPECSGIIDSLESVTNPVDVVMLLDCADVSRPGKEFENFILKNGFTFAFVDHHVTNSTGSEYCLVDENASSTGVILYRMIKRLGIPISPNVAECLFSTIVGDTGSFRYSNTRSETFTIAADLVDCGADPEKISRFIYDNEPLRKVMLRTLAMNTLEVNGKIAFLHVSSEMFQQTGTEKEHTEGLVSMARAIEGIEVAVFLRQESAIGWKVSLRSKEYVDVAQIARRYGGGGHRKAAGCVISAPLATVKRRLRSSIQEAM; this comes from the coding sequence ATGAACAAGCTTGATAATATCCTTGATCTCATAAGGGCGAACCAAAGCTTTCTTGTCGTTTCCCACGAGAATCCGGATTGCGACGCTCTGGGTTCAACCATAGCCATGGCGCTGGTCCTTCGCGAGCTTGGAAAAGATGTGATCATGTATAACGCGGACGGGGTTCCTGAGTACCTGCGATTTCTTCCCGAGTGCTCCGGCATTATCGATTCTCTTGAAAGCGTCACCAACCCAGTGGACGTGGTTATGCTCCTTGACTGTGCCGATGTTTCTCGACCCGGGAAAGAGTTTGAGAACTTTATCCTGAAAAACGGTTTCACGTTTGCGTTTGTGGACCACCACGTAACCAACAGCACGGGTTCCGAGTACTGCCTTGTTGATGAAAACGCATCTTCTACTGGAGTTATTCTCTACAGGATGATAAAACGGCTCGGGATTCCCATAAGCCCGAACGTTGCTGAGTGCCTTTTCTCCACCATAGTCGGGGATACGGGTTCGTTCCGGTATTCAAACACCCGTTCTGAGACGTTCACGATCGCCGCTGATCTGGTCGACTGCGGAGCCGATCCCGAAAAAATCTCAAGATTCATTTATGATAACGAACCTCTTAGAAAGGTCATGCTTAGGACCTTGGCAATGAACACCCTTGAGGTAAACGGGAAAATCGCTTTTCTTCACGTATCGAGCGAGATGTTCCAGCAGACCGGCACCGAAAAGGAGCATACAGAGGGTCTTGTAAGCATGGCGAGGGCAATTGAAGGGATTGAGGTCGCGGTTTTTCTGAGGCAGGAATCCGCCATCGGCTGGAAAGTGAGTCTCAGATCCAAGGAGTATGTGGACGTGGCGCAGATCGCCAGACGGTACGGCGGGGGAGGACACCGCAAGGCGGCCGGATGTGTGATTTCCGCGCCGCTCGCTACCGTCAAACGCAGGCTTCGCAGTTCGATTCAGGAAGCAATGTGA
- the rbfA gene encoding 30S ribosome-binding factor RbfA yields the protein MSHSYKRSARISDLLIKEISEMLVRGKIKDPRVSSASITAVRVTDDMGYAKVFFTSFDERSDTQEMLEGLKNATGYIKSTLSKRLRIKKIPNIEFEYDDLVEKGGRIDELIKDLSDEQA from the coding sequence ATGTCTCACAGCTACAAAAGATCCGCGAGGATATCCGATCTTCTCATAAAGGAGATATCCGAAATGCTGGTACGCGGCAAGATCAAGGACCCCAGGGTGTCGTCGGCAAGCATAACGGCCGTGAGGGTTACAGACGACATGGGCTACGCGAAGGTCTTTTTTACCTCTTTTGATGAACGCTCCGATACCCAGGAGATGCTTGAGGGATTAAAGAACGCTACAGGCTACATAAAAAGCACTCTTTCCAAGAGATTGAGGATAAAAAAAATTCCGAATATAGAATTCGAGTACGACGATTTAGTGGAGAAAGGGGGGAGAATTGACGAACTGATAAAGGACTTGTCGGATGAACAAGCTTGA
- a CDS encoding DUF503 domain-containing protein, whose protein sequence is MVVGIARLELYMSGNRSLKDKRRLIKSLVERARSRFPSLSMAEVDSLDLKDKATIGFGYVSNDVSLVNSVLDKVTSYIESTGNFRMGEKEVEIIHF, encoded by the coding sequence ATGGTTGTGGGCATAGCCAGACTTGAACTCTACATGTCAGGCAACAGGTCTTTGAAGGATAAAAGACGCCTGATCAAAAGTCTTGTCGAAAGAGCAAGATCAAGATTCCCGAGCCTCTCAATGGCTGAAGTCGATTCTTTGGACCTAAAGGACAAAGCTACAATAGGATTTGGATATGTCTCCAACGATGTTTCCTTGGTAAATTCAGTTCTGGACAAGGTGACTTCCTATATCGAGAGCACTGGGAATTTCCGCATGGGTGAAAAAGAGGTGGAGATCATCCATTTCTAA
- the infB gene encoding translation initiation factor IF-2 produces MPKVRIHQIAKELGITSKEVVEQSVKLGMKVTSHQNVVSETDAERIKKALISVPEENSLETAEEQKETVKVFKSETGDFVERRKGSRVVRRRKKVVKPEPEPVEAEAVPAAGEPAEIKPEPEIPLPSESVETEPLQVPSAESEAIPEEAREVEQLPEAEVPQTDDAELKTEPYPEPEKAVEEADDQGERKQKKKTKKGKPLKEEIHDEETLEQLKRAFRTKVPSRKEYVIQNKKPKLRQNFDGPGKNRGVYPADGQDGRILPISPTHTSKRNIKVGETIVVSDLAKMMSVKAAEVVKKLMTMGTGATINQSIDSDTAELLADEFGFNVTVERFVEEDLLFDQDESQDAEKMPCPPVVTVMGHVDHGKTTLLDSIRETNVVAGEAGGITQHIGAYAVNIKDSTIVFVDTPGHEAFTSMRARGASITDIVILVVAADDGVMPQTVEAVNHAKAAGVPIIVAINKVDKEGADVEKIRRELSEIDLISEQWGGDTLFAEVSAKKKKGLSELLELVLLQADILELKASPDKKANGVVVEAELDKGRGAVSTVIVKEGTLRVGDCVVSGVHSGKIRALTDDKGKAVKSVGPSMPVKIMGLSGVAEAGEKFHVVKDEKTAKEVTSHRLDKIRSRKVITTPKLSLEDLFSSIENEEAKELSLIIKADTQGSVEALRESLEKLSTEKCRVKIVHSGAGGINETDVVLASASNAVVIGFNVRPDANALRISEKEGVSLELHSIIYDVVSRVKSAMEGLLEPIRKEVVVAHMDVKELFHVSRVGTIAGCMVSDGRVSRDNSIRVVRDGTVVFDGKVSSLRRFKEDVKEVQSGYECGITIENFNDVKQGDVFELYKLEEIKQEL; encoded by the coding sequence ATGCCTAAAGTCAGAATACATCAGATAGCCAAAGAGTTGGGAATAACCAGCAAAGAGGTAGTAGAGCAGAGCGTAAAGCTTGGAATGAAAGTTACAAGTCACCAAAACGTAGTCTCGGAAACAGATGCCGAGAGAATAAAAAAGGCGCTTATTAGCGTCCCGGAGGAGAATTCTTTAGAAACGGCGGAAGAGCAGAAGGAAACCGTAAAGGTTTTCAAGTCTGAAACGGGCGACTTCGTCGAAAGAAGAAAGGGTTCTAGGGTTGTAAGAAGAAGAAAGAAGGTTGTAAAACCGGAGCCAGAGCCTGTGGAAGCAGAAGCCGTTCCGGCTGCCGGGGAACCTGCGGAAATCAAGCCGGAGCCAGAAATTCCTCTTCCGTCTGAATCCGTGGAAACTGAACCGCTTCAGGTTCCAAGCGCCGAGAGCGAAGCGATACCTGAGGAGGCGCGCGAAGTCGAGCAGTTGCCCGAAGCCGAGGTTCCTCAGACAGATGATGCTGAGCTCAAGACCGAGCCATACCCGGAACCTGAAAAGGCCGTTGAGGAAGCGGATGATCAAGGCGAACGAAAGCAGAAGAAAAAAACTAAAAAGGGCAAGCCCCTAAAAGAGGAAATACATGATGAAGAGACCTTGGAGCAGCTCAAAAGAGCATTCCGGACCAAGGTTCCCAGCAGAAAAGAATATGTAATACAGAACAAAAAGCCCAAACTAAGGCAGAATTTCGACGGACCCGGGAAAAACAGGGGGGTCTACCCGGCAGATGGACAGGACGGGAGAATTCTTCCGATTTCCCCCACCCACACATCGAAAAGAAACATTAAGGTTGGTGAAACGATAGTGGTTTCCGACCTTGCGAAGATGATGAGCGTAAAAGCGGCGGAAGTCGTTAAGAAACTCATGACCATGGGTACGGGCGCTACGATCAACCAGTCAATTGACAGCGATACCGCCGAGCTTCTTGCCGATGAGTTCGGTTTTAATGTGACCGTTGAGAGGTTTGTCGAAGAGGACCTGCTTTTTGACCAGGATGAGTCGCAAGATGCGGAGAAAATGCCGTGCCCGCCGGTCGTTACGGTCATGGGACATGTTGATCACGGCAAGACCACACTCCTTGACTCTATAAGGGAAACCAATGTTGTCGCGGGAGAGGCCGGTGGAATAACGCAGCACATAGGTGCCTACGCAGTGAACATAAAGGATTCAACCATAGTTTTCGTGGATACGCCTGGGCACGAGGCGTTTACTTCAATGAGGGCCCGCGGTGCGAGTATAACGGACATAGTGATCTTGGTAGTGGCGGCGGATGACGGAGTAATGCCCCAGACGGTCGAAGCGGTTAACCACGCGAAAGCGGCCGGAGTTCCGATTATAGTAGCCATAAACAAAGTCGACAAGGAAGGTGCCGATGTCGAAAAAATCAGGAGAGAGCTCTCAGAGATAGATCTCATATCGGAACAGTGGGGAGGAGATACTCTTTTTGCCGAGGTTTCAGCGAAAAAGAAAAAGGGTCTAAGTGAACTCCTTGAACTTGTGCTGCTCCAGGCCGATATACTTGAACTCAAGGCGTCGCCCGATAAAAAAGCAAACGGCGTGGTGGTAGAAGCGGAGCTTGACAAGGGAAGGGGAGCGGTCTCCACTGTCATAGTCAAGGAGGGGACTCTTCGGGTCGGAGATTGCGTTGTATCAGGGGTTCACAGCGGAAAAATAAGGGCCCTTACTGATGACAAGGGCAAAGCGGTAAAAAGCGTCGGTCCTTCAATGCCCGTTAAGATCATGGGTCTCTCGGGAGTTGCCGAAGCCGGGGAAAAATTCCATGTAGTCAAAGATGAAAAGACAGCTAAGGAGGTAACTTCTCACCGTCTGGATAAGATCAGGTCCCGCAAGGTGATCACCACTCCGAAACTTTCGCTCGAAGACCTTTTCAGCTCTATTGAAAACGAGGAAGCGAAAGAACTTTCGCTCATCATAAAGGCAGATACCCAGGGATCGGTTGAGGCTCTCAGGGAGTCTTTGGAAAAACTCTCTACCGAGAAGTGCAGGGTAAAGATCGTTCACTCCGGAGCCGGAGGCATAAACGAGACGGATGTGGTTCTTGCAAGCGCCTCAAACGCGGTGGTGATAGGGTTTAACGTCCGCCCGGATGCGAACGCGCTTAGGATTTCTGAGAAGGAAGGTGTTTCTCTTGAACTTCATTCAATAATTTACGACGTGGTAAGCCGCGTAAAAAGCGCGATGGAGGGACTTCTCGAGCCCATTCGCAAGGAAGTCGTGGTGGCCCACATGGATGTAAAGGAGCTTTTCCACGTGTCAAGAGTGGGGACTATCGCGGGATGCATGGTTTCTGACGGTAGGGTAAGCAGGGACAACAGTATCAGAGTGGTTCGGGACGGCACGGTTGTCTTTGACGGCAAGGTAAGTTCTCTTAGACGCTTTAAAGAGGACGTGAAAGAGGTCCAATCGGGCTACGAATGCGGTATAACGATAGAGAATTTCAACGACGTGAAGCAGGGAGATGTCTTCGAACTCTACAAGCTTGAGGAGATAAAGCAGGAGCTTTGA
- the nusA gene encoding transcription termination/antitermination protein NusA, producing the protein MITELTRVIDSVGKDKGIDRERIISAVEEAVLSAAEKLLKSKNQDKELDVYYNPDEGEVELFEYKEVVETVTDSEIEISLAEASELDPETELGDMIGVKISPEYTRIAIHNAKQKVLQKLKEAEGKVIYEEFIGRKGTIIGGIVRRVDRRHIIVDLGRVEAVLPPEQQVPREYYKMKERIRAVLLDIRESPRGEPRLILSRAHVSFVMRLFESEVPEIAENIVEIKAISRDPGGRTKIAVASNDSDVDAVGACVGMRGSRVQSIIQELRGEKVDIVPWSEDPARYVCNALSPAVVNKVVIDENSRSMEVIVDDDQLSLAIGRKGQNVRLASQLTEWKIDIKTESRVKQEQQEVLSLLTSLPSVSEVTASLLYNDGFYSLEHIAFCEPDVLMKVGSLNEDEVSTLQKAARVALMEKLEEMPVESETEEVSDAEEVKISSPTGTEVQDSRKDG; encoded by the coding sequence ATGATTACGGAACTGACGAGAGTTATAGATTCCGTAGGGAAAGACAAGGGCATTGACAGGGAACGCATAATAAGCGCGGTTGAGGAAGCGGTTCTGTCCGCTGCCGAGAAGCTTCTCAAGTCAAAGAATCAGGACAAGGAACTCGACGTTTACTATAATCCCGATGAGGGAGAGGTAGAGCTTTTCGAGTACAAGGAGGTTGTGGAAACCGTAACCGACTCCGAAATTGAGATTTCCCTCGCGGAAGCGTCCGAACTCGATCCCGAAACTGAACTTGGAGACATGATAGGCGTTAAGATAAGCCCCGAATACACTAGAATTGCCATTCACAACGCCAAGCAGAAGGTCCTTCAGAAACTCAAGGAGGCCGAAGGCAAGGTTATATACGAAGAATTTATCGGCAGGAAAGGAACTATAATAGGCGGCATAGTGAGAAGGGTTGACAGAAGGCACATAATAGTTGATCTCGGAAGGGTTGAGGCTGTCCTGCCCCCGGAACAGCAGGTACCGAGAGAGTACTACAAGATGAAAGAAAGAATACGAGCGGTGCTTCTGGATATAAGGGAGTCGCCTAGAGGCGAACCTAGGCTTATCCTTTCAAGAGCTCACGTGAGTTTCGTAATGAGGCTTTTTGAATCGGAAGTCCCTGAAATCGCCGAGAATATAGTGGAGATAAAAGCTATCTCAAGAGACCCCGGGGGAAGAACGAAAATAGCCGTGGCGTCAAACGATTCGGATGTGGACGCGGTTGGTGCCTGCGTGGGAATGAGGGGCTCGAGGGTTCAGAGCATCATTCAGGAACTCAGGGGCGAGAAGGTAGATATAGTTCCCTGGTCAGAAGATCCCGCCCGCTACGTCTGCAACGCTCTCTCTCCGGCTGTTGTCAACAAGGTTGTAATTGACGAGAACAGCCGCTCTATGGAAGTCATAGTTGATGATGACCAGCTTTCTCTTGCTATCGGGAGGAAGGGGCAGAACGTAAGGCTGGCCTCGCAGCTTACCGAGTGGAAGATAGATATAAAAACTGAGTCCAGAGTCAAGCAGGAACAGCAGGAAGTGCTCTCCCTTCTTACAAGCTTACCGTCTGTAAGTGAGGTTACAGCAAGTCTGCTTTATAATGACGGATTTTACTCTCTTGAACACATAGCTTTTTGCGAGCCGGATGTGCTCATGAAGGTTGGAAGTCTCAACGAGGACGAGGTTTCCACGCTTCAGAAAGCAGCCCGCGTGGCGCTTATGGAGAAACTTGAGGAGATGCCTGTTGAGAGCGAAACCGAAGAGGTTTCAGATGCAGAAGAGGTTAAGATATCATCGCCGACCGGCACAGAGGTACAGGATTCGCGAAAAGACGGGTAG
- a CDS encoding ribosome maturation factor RimP: MEKANGKLEKTVLEVLHPIVEENSCELVDIKYLRERGGRVLRIYLDKEGGVTVDDCANVSRELGVVLDAYDIMPQHSYTLEVSSPGLRRPLNRQSDYERFKGRKVKIKTTDPVGDRRVFSGTLLGMEGEMILVEVDGRSYSVPFGSVSRANLEIDFGKGARK, encoded by the coding sequence GTGGAAAAGGCTAACGGTAAGCTTGAAAAAACGGTTCTGGAGGTTCTCCATCCGATTGTCGAGGAGAATTCCTGCGAGCTTGTGGATATAAAGTATCTGAGGGAAAGAGGTGGCAGGGTCTTGAGAATATACCTTGACAAGGAGGGCGGGGTCACTGTTGATGACTGCGCCAACGTGAGCAGGGAGCTCGGTGTGGTTCTGGATGCCTACGACATAATGCCGCAGCATTCTTACACGCTTGAGGTATCTTCTCCCGGCCTCAGGAGGCCCCTTAACAGGCAAAGCGACTACGAGAGGTTCAAGGGAAGGAAAGTGAAGATAAAGACCACGGATCCGGTCGGTGACAGAAGGGTTTTTTCCGGAACGCTTCTCGGAATGGAAGGGGAAATGATTCTGGTGGAAGTTGATGGCCGTTCCTACAGCGTGCCTTTCGGCTCCGTCAGCAGGGCGAACTTGGAAATTGATTTTGGGAAAGGAGCGAGAAAATGA
- the uvrB gene encoding excinuclease ABC subunit UvrB yields MDSGKSLFNLKSPFEPKGDQPRAISALGKGLKLGCKDQVLLGVTGSGKTFTVAQVIRDAGRPTLILVHNKTLAAQIYAELRDFFPENEVHYFVSYYDYYQPEAYIPETDTYIEKDASINEYIDRMRHAATKALFRRRDVIIVSSVSAIYGIGAPKVYYGMLTEIEVGMELSRNDFALRLEEVRYERKIDELDRGTYRVRGDVVDVFPSHEESTALRVEFFGDSIETIRAIDPLSGKAAGEVREVSIFPGSHYVAPKSVLEQAVENIDRELEARLAELKERGMELEAGRLEERTRFDLELLDTMGFCPGIENYSRYISGRCPGEPPYTLLDYFPEDFLCVIDESHQMIPQLRGMYLGDRSRKLSLVENGFRLPSAFDNRPLNFEEFETKIGQVIYVSATPGPYELAAARDNVVEQIIRPTGLADPLIETRTAQNQVDDLFDELRKVAAGGQRALVTTLTKKMAEDLTDYYRELGLRVEYLHSEIDTLERIKIVRDLRAARFDVLIGINLLREGLDIPEVSLVAVLDADKEGYLRSETSLVQVFGRAARNVSGRVILYADTMTGSMRAAMAETRRRRNIQMEYNAENNIVPRSIEKNITDVLGSIYESDYLEISGTEEEDLLDIPPNKIPGAIAKLSREMKSAAKKLEFEKAAEFRNRIKKLQELELKYAKGVA; encoded by the coding sequence ATGGATTCCGGGAAATCTCTGTTTAACCTCAAAAGCCCCTTTGAACCCAAGGGAGATCAGCCCCGGGCCATCTCCGCATTGGGTAAAGGGCTGAAGCTAGGATGCAAGGATCAGGTTCTCCTTGGAGTTACCGGAAGCGGCAAGACCTTTACCGTAGCCCAGGTTATCCGTGACGCCGGACGTCCCACGCTGATACTTGTTCACAACAAGACACTGGCTGCGCAGATATACGCCGAACTGCGCGATTTTTTCCCCGAAAACGAAGTTCACTATTTCGTGAGCTACTACGACTACTATCAGCCCGAAGCCTATATCCCCGAGACCGATACGTACATAGAGAAAGACGCATCGATAAACGAATACATAGACCGCATGCGCCACGCCGCCACCAAGGCCCTTTTCAGACGAAGGGATGTGATAATCGTCTCAAGCGTTTCGGCTATCTACGGAATCGGGGCTCCCAAGGTTTATTACGGCATGCTTACCGAGATCGAAGTGGGGATGGAGCTTTCAAGAAATGATTTTGCCCTCAGGCTTGAGGAGGTGCGTTACGAAAGGAAGATCGACGAACTTGACAGGGGCACCTACAGGGTTAGGGGGGACGTGGTGGACGTGTTTCCCTCGCATGAGGAATCGACCGCGCTCAGAGTCGAGTTTTTCGGAGACTCAATAGAGACGATACGCGCTATAGACCCTCTAAGCGGCAAGGCCGCCGGGGAGGTCCGGGAAGTCTCCATTTTCCCGGGTTCTCATTACGTGGCCCCCAAGAGTGTTCTTGAGCAGGCGGTCGAGAACATAGACAGGGAGCTTGAGGCCAGGCTTGCTGAACTCAAGGAGAGGGGCATGGAACTTGAGGCCGGCCGGCTTGAGGAAAGGACCAGGTTTGATCTTGAGTTGCTGGATACGATGGGTTTTTGTCCCGGCATCGAGAATTATTCAAGATACATTTCCGGACGGTGCCCCGGAGAGCCTCCCTACACGCTTCTTGATTATTTCCCCGAAGATTTTCTATGCGTGATTGATGAAAGTCACCAGATGATTCCCCAGCTTCGGGGCATGTACCTCGGTGACAGAAGCAGGAAGCTCTCTCTGGTTGAAAATGGGTTCCGGCTTCCTTCGGCGTTTGATAACCGCCCACTTAATTTTGAGGAGTTCGAGACCAAGATCGGACAGGTGATATACGTTTCGGCTACCCCAGGGCCCTACGAACTCGCAGCGGCCCGCGATAACGTCGTTGAGCAGATCATACGGCCGACGGGCCTTGCCGATCCCTTAATTGAAACCCGCACCGCCCAGAACCAGGTGGACGATCTGTTTGATGAACTAAGAAAAGTGGCTGCCGGAGGGCAGAGGGCCCTCGTTACGACGCTTACAAAGAAGATGGCAGAAGACCTTACGGACTATTATCGGGAGCTCGGCCTGCGGGTTGAATACCTGCATTCGGAGATTGACACACTCGAGAGAATAAAAATCGTAAGGGACTTAAGAGCCGCAAGATTTGACGTTCTGATCGGAATAAACCTTCTTCGGGAAGGACTCGACATACCCGAGGTTTCCCTTGTTGCAGTGCTCGATGCCGACAAAGAAGGATATCTTCGTTCAGAAACGTCGCTTGTTCAGGTTTTCGGCCGGGCAGCGAGAAATGTTTCTGGCAGGGTGATTCTCTACGCAGACACCATGACGGGGTCTATGCGCGCCGCCATGGCGGAAACCCGCAGAAGAAGAAATATCCAGATGGAGTACAACGCTGAAAACAATATAGTTCCGAGAAGCATCGAAAAGAACATAACCGACGTACTGGGTTCCATATACGAGTCTGACTACCTCGAGATTTCCGGTACGGAGGAGGAAGATCTCCTCGATATCCCCCCGAACAAGATCCCGGGAGCCATAGCCAAGCTTTCGAGGGAGATGAAGTCCGCCGCGAAGAAGCTTGAATTCGAGAAGGCGGCCGAATTCAGAAACAGGATAAAAAAACTACAGGAACTGGAGCTTAAATACGCCAAAGGGGTCGCGTGA